In Candidatus Nitronauta litoralis, one DNA window encodes the following:
- the rnc gene encoding ribonuclease III — MLTPERIRELVSLQETLDYIFKEPALLNKALTHKSYVNEKTETLKNNERFEFLGDSVLDLIVSDFLITAYPDFSEGKLSKIRAAVVNEGCLAGLARKLSLGKYLLLGKGESQSGGRDKNSLLANAFEALVGALYQDGQLDEVKRVFMGELKSEISKRIDSRLFQDFKSELQEYTQTHLNCIPSYKVVGEAGPDHEKTFEVEVVFQGNPKGRGQGRNKKEAEQAAAREALNKFRNESNKVQ; from the coding sequence ATGCTGACGCCTGAACGCATCCGGGAATTGGTTTCCCTCCAGGAAACACTAGACTACATATTTAAAGAACCCGCTTTACTTAATAAAGCGTTGACGCACAAATCCTACGTTAATGAAAAAACTGAAACTCTGAAAAATAACGAACGCTTCGAATTTCTCGGCGATTCGGTCCTCGATTTAATAGTCAGTGATTTCCTCATCACTGCTTATCCTGATTTCAGTGAAGGTAAATTATCCAAAATCAGAGCCGCTGTTGTAAACGAGGGATGCCTGGCTGGACTTGCCCGAAAATTAAGTCTTGGCAAATACCTTTTGCTCGGGAAAGGGGAAAGCCAGTCCGGGGGTCGTGATAAAAACTCCCTGCTCGCTAATGCTTTTGAAGCCCTGGTAGGAGCCTTGTACCAGGATGGACAACTGGACGAAGTAAAACGCGTTTTTATGGGAGAATTAAAAAGCGAAATTTCCAAACGAATTGACTCGCGGCTGTTCCAGGATTTCAAGAGCGAACTCCAGGAATATACCCAGACACACTTGAACTGCATCCCTTCATATAAAGTAGTTGGAGAAGCCGGCCCCGACCACGAGAAGACCTTTGAAGTGGAAGTCGTATTTCAAGGAAACCCCAAGGGAAGAGGGCAGGGTAGAAATAAGAAAGAAGCCGAACAGGCAGCAGCCAGAGAAGCGTTAAATAAATTTCGTAATGAATCAAATAAGGTGCAATAG
- the acpP gene encoding acyl carrier protein → MSVEQRVKEIIVDQLGVDEKQVNGTASFIDDLGADSLDQVELVMALEEEFDIEIPDEDAEKIANVQNAVDYINNHTN, encoded by the coding sequence ATGTCGGTGGAACAACGTGTTAAAGAAATTATTGTTGACCAGTTGGGTGTGGATGAAAAACAGGTTAATGGAACAGCGTCCTTTATCGATGACCTGGGTGCGGATTCCCTCGACCAGGTAGAGTTGGTCATGGCGCTTGAAGAAGAATTCGATATCGAAATTCCGGATGAGGACGCTGAAAAAATAGCTAACGTCCAGAATGCGGTCGATTACATCAATAATCACACCAATTAA
- the fabF gene encoding beta-ketoacyl-ACP synthase II, which yields MTRRVVVTGLGIISPLGIGLDANWDAVCSGKSGIAPITRFDVTDFPVTIAGEVEGFDPETWINHKEVKKMDTFIHYALACAIMAKDDSGFEITEENAERVGVLIGVGLGGLPAIEKYHKVYMDKGPRKITPFFIPMLIANLASGQVSIHLGAKGPNTCVVTACATGTHSLGEAYKFIRDGDADVMYAGGTESVITPLCVAGFNASKALSQRNDEPQAASRPFDKDRDGFVIGEGSGVLILEEYEHAKKRGAKIYGEIIGYALNGDAFHITATSPGGEGAARCMNLGLKSAGINPQQVDYINAHGTSTQADATETSAVKTVFGDHASKLMVSSTKSMTGHLLGAAGGVEAIYSLLALKNGVIPPTINYQTPDPECDLDYVPNEAREVDIQVAMSNSFGFGGTNGVLLMKKFDQ from the coding sequence ATGACCCGTCGAGTCGTTGTGACCGGCTTGGGAATCATCTCGCCTCTTGGCATTGGACTTGATGCAAATTGGGATGCAGTTTGCTCCGGTAAATCCGGAATTGCACCCATCACTCGGTTCGATGTCACAGATTTTCCAGTCACCATAGCAGGAGAGGTGGAAGGGTTTGACCCTGAAACCTGGATCAACCATAAAGAGGTCAAGAAAATGGATACCTTTATCCATTATGCCTTGGCCTGCGCCATTATGGCGAAAGATGATTCCGGCTTCGAGATCACCGAAGAAAACGCTGAACGTGTTGGTGTTCTCATAGGAGTGGGGCTGGGTGGCCTTCCTGCAATTGAAAAGTATCACAAGGTCTATATGGATAAGGGACCACGTAAGATCACACCGTTCTTTATCCCAATGCTGATTGCCAACCTCGCTTCTGGGCAGGTCTCTATTCACCTGGGAGCCAAGGGACCCAATACCTGCGTCGTAACCGCTTGTGCAACGGGAACCCATTCTTTGGGAGAAGCCTATAAGTTTATACGCGACGGAGACGCCGACGTCATGTATGCAGGCGGTACGGAATCCGTTATCACTCCGCTTTGTGTAGCCGGATTCAATGCATCGAAGGCGTTATCCCAACGCAACGATGAGCCCCAGGCTGCCAGTCGACCGTTTGACAAGGATCGCGACGGCTTTGTGATCGGGGAGGGTAGTGGCGTGCTGATCCTTGAAGAATACGAACACGCAAAAAAACGTGGAGCGAAAATATACGGTGAAATTATCGGCTATGCCCTCAATGGAGATGCTTTTCATATCACCGCAACGTCACCAGGTGGTGAGGGTGCGGCGCGTTGCATGAATCTTGGCCTGAAAAGTGCCGGAATCAATCCCCAGCAAGTTGATTACATTAATGCTCACGGCACTTCCACCCAGGCGGATGCCACCGAGACTTCAGCAGTGAAAACCGTGTTTGGAGATCACGCCTCAAAACTGATGGTCAGTTCCACAAAATCAATGACAGGACATTTGCTTGGTGCTGCTGGAGGAGTCGAGGCGATTTACTCCCTGTTGGCACTCAAAAACGGGGTGATACCTCCAACCATCAATTACCAAACCCCGGATCCTGAATGTGATCTCGACTACGTTCCAAATGAAGCTCGTGAAGTCGATATTCAGGTCGCAATGTCCAACTCCTTCGGCTTTGGAGGCACCAACGGTGTTCTCCTCATGAAGAAATTCGATCAGTAA
- a CDS encoding glutaminase, producing MNYKKLIHDISKQVGVMEDKGKPASYIPKLKNVDPEKFGVHLTTTDGKNYGLGDFKEKFSIQNISKVLALTLAFKLEGNDLWKRVGVEPSGTAFNSMIQLEYEKGVPRNPLINSGALVVCDILVGHLKNPRQEFIDFIREISGDAGIDYNFSIFESEKQTGFRNAAMINLIKSFGNVKNNIETVLDFYFHLCSIEMSCEELSQVFLFLAANGTHPKTKIEIISSSMSKRINAIMLLCGFYDEAGEFAFKVGLPGKSGVGGGIIAIHPGNFSIAVWSPKLNKKGNSNKGMKLLEYLTDKSQSSIF from the coding sequence ATGAACTATAAAAAATTAATTCACGATATCTCAAAGCAGGTGGGTGTTATGGAGGATAAAGGAAAACCGGCCTCTTACATTCCCAAACTGAAAAATGTGGATCCCGAAAAGTTTGGCGTTCACCTGACGACCACAGATGGCAAAAATTATGGGTTGGGTGATTTCAAGGAAAAGTTTTCTATTCAAAACATTTCAAAGGTTCTTGCATTAACACTCGCTTTTAAGCTGGAGGGCAATGACTTATGGAAGAGAGTGGGTGTCGAACCTTCCGGTACCGCTTTCAATTCGATGATTCAACTTGAGTATGAAAAGGGGGTTCCGCGCAATCCGTTAATAAATTCTGGCGCTTTGGTTGTCTGCGATATTCTCGTCGGCCATCTAAAAAATCCAAGGCAGGAGTTTATTGATTTTATCAGGGAGATTTCTGGTGATGCGGGTATAGATTACAATTTTAGTATTTTCGAATCTGAAAAACAGACAGGGTTTCGAAATGCCGCTATGATCAACCTGATAAAATCTTTTGGAAATGTTAAAAACAATATTGAGACTGTTTTGGATTTTTATTTCCACTTGTGTTCGATTGAAATGTCCTGCGAAGAACTATCTCAGGTGTTTTTGTTTCTTGCTGCGAATGGAACTCATCCGAAAACGAAAATTGAGATTATCAGTTCCAGCATGTCAAAACGCATAAATGCCATCATGCTATTGTGTGGATTTTATGATGAGGCGGGAGAGTTTGCTTTTAAAGTTGGTTTGCCGGGCAAAAGCGGAGTGGGTGGTGGAATCATTGCAATCCATCCGGGAAATTTCAGTATTGCTGTCTGGAGCCCCAAGTTAAATAAAAAAGGCAATTCCAATAAAGGGATGAAATTGCTTGAATATTTGACTGACAAATCACAATCGTCAATTTTTTGA
- the plsX gene encoding phosphate acyltransferase PlsX: MKIVVDGMGGDHAPETAVEGAVLAARKNKTGIIITGIESEIAAELKKYSDADDLPIEIRHADEVVDMHDSPSKVVRGKRKSSMKVGLDLVKEGEAQAFVSAGNTGAVLAYSTFILRPLKGVDRPAIAILLPTLKGSSILLDAGANVDCKANQLFQFALMGHVYAKYVLEQTNPTVGLLSIGEEDSKGNETTKEVFKMLKKTDLNFIGNLEGKEVYRGNADVIVCDGFIGNIALKISESLAEMIGTNLKEMFSASIGGKLGYLLLKDRLTEFKKKVDYSEKGGAPLLGVNGVCMIAHGSSNGKAIKNAIARASELIAKEINLHICEDIEGHLGDKGSLWKQIKHMVSGEEQNNVASQEIKTEDPPAKKNE, from the coding sequence ATGAAAATCGTGGTCGATGGAATGGGCGGAGATCACGCTCCTGAAACAGCTGTGGAAGGGGCGGTGCTAGCTGCCCGCAAAAACAAGACCGGAATTATTATTACCGGAATAGAATCCGAAATAGCTGCAGAGCTAAAAAAGTATTCCGACGCAGACGACCTTCCTATTGAAATAAGGCACGCGGACGAAGTCGTTGACATGCACGACAGCCCCAGCAAGGTTGTCCGGGGTAAACGCAAATCTTCCATGAAGGTCGGCCTTGATCTGGTCAAGGAAGGTGAAGCCCAGGCTTTCGTCAGTGCTGGAAATACCGGCGCCGTATTAGCGTACTCTACCTTCATACTAAGACCCCTCAAGGGTGTGGACCGCCCGGCCATCGCCATCCTGCTACCCACTCTAAAAGGTTCTTCCATTCTCCTTGATGCCGGTGCCAACGTCGACTGTAAAGCCAACCAACTCTTCCAGTTTGCCCTGATGGGGCATGTTTATGCCAAATATGTTCTGGAGCAAACCAATCCAACAGTAGGGCTCCTGAGTATCGGGGAAGAAGACAGCAAAGGAAATGAAACCACCAAAGAAGTTTTTAAAATGCTGAAAAAAACTGATTTGAATTTCATCGGGAACCTTGAAGGTAAGGAAGTTTATCGCGGCAATGCCGATGTCATCGTTTGCGACGGATTCATTGGGAATATCGCCTTGAAAATTTCCGAGAGCCTGGCTGAGATGATTGGCACAAATCTTAAGGAAATGTTCTCAGCATCCATCGGTGGGAAACTGGGTTACCTTCTCCTCAAAGACAGGCTGACCGAATTCAAAAAAAAGGTCGATTACTCTGAAAAAGGCGGGGCTCCATTGCTTGGAGTTAACGGAGTGTGTATGATTGCCCACGGCAGTTCCAATGGGAAGGCAATAAAAAATGCCATTGCCCGGGCGAGTGAATTGATCGCTAAAGAAATCAATCTTCATATTTGTGAAGATATTGAAGGACACCTCGGTGACAAAGGTTCCTTGTGGAAACAAATCAAGCACATGGTTTCCGGTGAAGAACAAAACAATGTCGCCTCCCAGGAAATAAAAACAGAAGATCCACCCGCCAAAAAGAATGAATAA
- a CDS encoding ketoacyl-ACP synthase III, whose amino-acid sequence MHIPYKARIAGTGSCLPDRVVTNLDLEKTLDTSDQWIRERTGIAERRIAEKGESSSTLGAEAARRALARAGVNAEDIDMIIVCTSTPDVIYPSTACFVQRELGASKAAAFDISAVCSGFVFGLSVAEQYIKSGRYETILVIGAEVNSRLMDWTDRSTCILFGDGAGAVVLKREESEEPVGILSSHIYSDGNRAEMLIVPGGIGRETISKQAVEDKLYTLKMEGQATFKIAVKKMTAVSMEALSLNGFSKEDLTVMVPHQANRRIIDAVADKLKMDPSKVIVNLNKLGNTGGASIPIALNQAVENNQIKNGDLVLLTVLGAGLTWGAALIRW is encoded by the coding sequence ATGCATATTCCCTACAAAGCAAGAATTGCAGGTACAGGCTCCTGCCTTCCGGACCGGGTTGTGACCAATCTTGATCTGGAGAAAACCCTGGACACCTCAGACCAGTGGATTCGTGAACGAACGGGGATAGCGGAGCGTCGAATTGCTGAAAAAGGCGAATCCAGTTCAACGCTTGGAGCAGAAGCAGCCAGACGGGCGCTGGCCCGTGCGGGGGTCAATGCAGAAGATATCGACATGATCATCGTCTGCACCTCAACACCAGATGTGATTTATCCATCAACAGCTTGCTTTGTTCAAAGGGAACTTGGAGCCAGTAAAGCCGCTGCTTTTGATATTTCGGCTGTCTGCTCTGGATTTGTTTTCGGTTTATCTGTTGCGGAGCAATATATAAAATCGGGAAGGTATGAAACCATTCTGGTCATTGGAGCGGAAGTAAACTCCCGTCTGATGGACTGGACCGACCGCTCTACCTGCATATTATTTGGTGATGGTGCAGGGGCGGTGGTCTTAAAACGAGAAGAGTCGGAAGAGCCCGTAGGCATCCTTTCCTCTCATATATACTCCGACGGCAATCGTGCCGAGATGTTGATTGTCCCGGGAGGGATTGGGCGGGAAACCATTTCCAAACAAGCCGTAGAAGACAAACTTTATACTCTGAAGATGGAAGGGCAGGCCACATTCAAAATTGCAGTAAAAAAAATGACCGCAGTTTCAATGGAGGCCTTGAGTCTGAATGGATTTAGTAAAGAGGATTTAACTGTGATGGTTCCGCACCAGGCGAACCGAAGGATCATTGATGCAGTAGCTGACAAGTTAAAAATGGATCCATCAAAAGTAATCGTTAATTTAAACAAACTGGGCAATACCGGAGGGGCATCCATCCCCATCGCCCTGAATCAGGCTGTAGAAAATAACCAGATAAAAAATGGAGATCTGGTTTTGTTAACCGTTCTGGGTGCCGGTTTGACATGGGGAGCAGCGTTAATCCGATGGTGA
- the rpmF gene encoding 50S ribosomal protein L32 — protein MPVPKKRTSRSRRGKRRSHDSLNIPTFSECPQCHEMTRPHRVCPHCGYYKGKERVEIAA, from the coding sequence ATGCCAGTACCTAAAAAGCGAACATCACGATCCAGAAGGGGAAAACGTCGATCGCACGATTCCCTGAACATCCCGACTTTTTCAGAATGCCCACAATGCCACGAAATGACCAGGCCACACCGTGTCTGCCCTCACTGTGGATATTACAAAGGCAAGGAACGCGTCGAAATCGCAGCCTGA
- the xerD gene encoding site-specific tyrosine recombinase XerD: MQFWLKEFSDYLKIEKRYSPNTVSSYGRDVLRFLDAMKGKKVQDISQQDVRNYLLTLKNEGISTRSSARALCSIKAFFRYLETGGHLDSNPAQILESPKLWKKLPTVLSITDIESILNGPDVNTPRGLRDKAMLEVLYATGLRVSELVQLKVSNLNLEVGFLRTFGKGNKERIIPLGDQAQQLLKQYLESGRPKFLKECEQTGDLFLSNRGKGMSRQMFWQIIRKYARSGNVQGAVSPHSVRHAFATHLLERGADLRSVQQMLGHSDISTTQIYTHVLKERMKDVFEQFHPRA; the protein is encoded by the coding sequence ATGCAGTTCTGGTTAAAAGAATTCTCAGATTACCTTAAAATTGAAAAAAGGTATTCACCGAACACGGTTTCCAGTTATGGCAGGGATGTCCTACGCTTTCTTGATGCCATGAAAGGCAAAAAGGTTCAAGATATTTCTCAACAGGATGTTCGCAATTATCTCCTGACCCTGAAAAATGAGGGTATTTCGACCCGATCTTCCGCAAGGGCTCTTTGCTCCATCAAGGCTTTTTTCCGCTATCTCGAAACAGGTGGCCACCTGGATTCTAACCCTGCGCAAATTCTGGAATCTCCAAAATTATGGAAAAAACTGCCAACGGTGCTTTCCATAACTGATATTGAATCTATTCTAAATGGTCCCGATGTCAATACCCCGCGGGGACTCCGGGACAAGGCAATGCTCGAGGTATTATACGCAACAGGGTTACGTGTCTCAGAACTGGTCCAGTTAAAAGTTTCCAATCTTAATCTTGAGGTTGGATTCCTTCGGACCTTTGGTAAGGGAAACAAGGAACGTATTATTCCCCTTGGAGACCAGGCCCAGCAGTTGCTCAAACAATACCTGGAAAGTGGTCGACCAAAGTTTTTGAAAGAATGTGAGCAAACTGGGGATCTTTTTCTGTCTAACAGGGGAAAGGGGATGTCCCGTCAGATGTTCTGGCAGATTATCCGTAAATATGCCCGGTCCGGCAATGTTCAGGGAGCCGTTTCTCCTCATTCAGTCAGGCATGCTTTTGCGACCCACCTGTTAGAGCGTGGGGCAGACTTGAGGAGTGTCCAGCAGATGCTTGGGCATTCAGACATATCCACTACCCAAATTTATACACATGTCTTAAAAGAGCGCATGAAAGATGTATTTGAGCAATTCCACCCGCGGGCCTGA
- a CDS encoding DUF177 domain-containing protein translates to MTLKIEIESIPEDTGLEFNQTLKRDSLEIDQPDCCLTRDIELSGKFNRIGREVFFQGQVDTEIQFLCSRCLEKYEIPVKTPVNTCFMPAPENQPQEEHELRASDIELEYYRENTIDLAQPVFDQILLTQPLIPLCDPDCQGLCPQCGINRNLESCQCQKGQDLGDPRFEVLQKLKDKLK, encoded by the coding sequence TTGACATTAAAAATTGAAATAGAATCAATTCCGGAAGATACAGGGCTGGAGTTCAACCAGACTCTTAAAAGGGACTCTTTGGAAATTGACCAGCCAGATTGCTGTTTGACCCGAGACATTGAGCTATCTGGCAAATTTAACAGGATAGGGCGCGAGGTATTTTTTCAGGGTCAGGTTGATACCGAAATCCAGTTTCTCTGCTCCCGGTGCCTCGAGAAATACGAAATACCCGTGAAAACTCCGGTGAATACCTGTTTCATGCCAGCCCCTGAAAACCAGCCACAGGAAGAACATGAACTGAGGGCATCGGATATAGAGCTTGAATATTACAGGGAAAATACGATAGACTTGGCCCAGCCCGTCTTTGATCAGATTCTATTGACCCAACCTTTAATTCCATTATGCGATCCCGATTGTCAGGGTTTATGCCCGCAATGCGGTATCAATCGCAATCTGGAATCGTGTCAATGTCAGAAGGGGCAGGATTTGGGGGACCCGAGGTTCGAGGTCCTGCAAAAATTAAAGGACAAATTAAAGTAA
- a CDS encoding antibiotic biosynthesis monooxygenase yields MVTVGMNYKVLPGKEETFEGAFKKVVELMRSMEGHTNTNMYRDITDAQTYLIVSEWASEEAYRGFINSEKFADVVDWGKEHILAGRPSHNMYKQ; encoded by the coding sequence ATGGTTACTGTTGGAATGAACTACAAAGTATTACCAGGAAAAGAAGAAACGTTTGAAGGAGCTTTTAAGAAAGTTGTCGAATTAATGCGTTCCATGGAAGGCCACACCAACACCAATATGTATCGGGACATCACCGATGCGCAAACCTACCTGATCGTGTCTGAGTGGGCTTCTGAGGAAGCTTACCGTGGCTTTATCAATTCGGAAAAATTTGCTGATGTGGTCGATTGGGGTAAAGAACACATTCTGGCGGGTCGTCCAAGCCACAATATGTACAAACAGTAG
- the fabG gene encoding 3-oxoacyl-[acyl-carrier-protein] reductase, with protein MELEGKIALVTGGARGIGQCIGEQLAGQGAHVILGDVDLDGAKQAAAGIICKGGKASGVELNVTDSGQLAGVFDTIVKEHKPLDILVNNAGVTRDALCMRMKEADWDLVLNVNLKGSFLCSQQAVKQMFKQRSGAIVNIASIVGMMGNAGQANYSASKAGLMGLTKTLAREVASRNVRVNAIAPGFIDTDMTRQLDEKVREMLVQQIPLASLGQPQDIADCVGFLVSDRARYITGQVLGVNGGMLM; from the coding sequence ATGGAATTGGAAGGCAAAATCGCGCTGGTTACAGGTGGAGCCAGAGGAATAGGGCAATGCATTGGAGAACAGTTAGCCGGGCAAGGGGCTCATGTTATCCTTGGTGATGTTGATCTTGATGGCGCCAAACAGGCCGCTGCCGGGATTATCTGCAAGGGTGGAAAAGCCAGTGGAGTAGAATTAAATGTCACCGATTCGGGACAACTGGCTGGTGTCTTTGATACTATTGTCAAGGAACACAAACCGCTGGACATTCTGGTTAATAATGCTGGAGTGACACGCGATGCACTATGCATGCGAATGAAGGAAGCAGACTGGGATCTGGTTCTCAATGTGAACCTGAAAGGAAGTTTTCTCTGTTCGCAACAGGCAGTAAAACAAATGTTCAAGCAAAGGTCCGGAGCAATCGTTAACATCGCCTCAATTGTCGGGATGATGGGTAACGCAGGACAGGCAAATTACTCGGCTTCTAAAGCGGGTTTAATGGGCCTCACCAAAACTCTGGCAAGGGAAGTCGCATCGCGAAATGTTCGGGTCAATGCGATCGCTCCCGGTTTTATAGATACGGATATGACCCGGCAACTAGACGAGAAGGTCCGGGAAATGCTGGTTCAGCAAATACCCCTGGCCAGTCTTGGACAGCCTCAGGATATCGCGGATTGCGTAGGCTTCTTGGTTTCCGACCGTGCTCGGTATATTACCGGCCAGGTGCTTGGCGTAAACGGTGGAATGTTGATGTAA
- the fabD gene encoding ACP S-malonyltransferase: MVKIAFLFPGQGSQFIGMGKEFFDDDAGTRALFEEASEVLGFNIANLCFNGPEEELKLTANTQPALLIHSTIALKRLREHGIDSVLAAGHSLGEFSALVSSGCLTFADAVHLVRQRGTFMQEAVPVGIGAMAAIIGLTLDRVQELCDQITSPENIVQPANLNSPEQIVIAGHKDAVEKLCQAAKPAGAKRSVLLPVSAPFHSSLMKPAEVRLKEELDKTEFRDMEVPVISNVDATPKTRGDDARQALVQQVCAPVRWVETMQVLVDQEIEAVIEIGSGRVLSGLMRRFNSNVQCYQVGDPESLQNTVSEIKKAD; this comes from the coding sequence ATGGTGAAAATTGCATTCTTATTTCCGGGACAAGGGTCCCAGTTCATTGGCATGGGCAAAGAGTTCTTTGACGACGATGCGGGGACGCGCGCCCTCTTTGAAGAAGCCTCGGAGGTCCTGGGTTTCAATATCGCAAACCTTTGTTTTAACGGTCCCGAGGAAGAACTGAAATTAACAGCCAACACCCAGCCTGCGCTTTTAATCCATAGTACAATAGCCTTGAAAAGGCTCAGGGAACATGGTATAGATTCGGTGTTGGCAGCAGGGCATAGCCTTGGAGAATTTTCCGCTTTAGTGTCTTCAGGTTGCCTCACCTTTGCCGATGCGGTTCATCTGGTTCGTCAGCGCGGTACCTTTATGCAGGAAGCGGTCCCGGTAGGAATTGGGGCCATGGCTGCAATTATTGGGTTGACTCTGGACAGGGTTCAGGAGCTGTGCGACCAGATCACAAGTCCTGAGAATATCGTTCAGCCCGCCAATCTGAACAGTCCCGAACAAATTGTCATTGCCGGCCATAAAGACGCTGTTGAAAAATTGTGTCAGGCAGCCAAGCCAGCAGGAGCCAAGCGTTCTGTTCTGTTACCTGTAAGCGCTCCGTTTCATAGTAGCTTGATGAAGCCCGCCGAGGTCCGGCTGAAGGAAGAACTGGACAAGACTGAGTTCCGCGATATGGAAGTTCCGGTAATCTCTAATGTAGATGCCACTCCAAAAACGCGTGGAGATGACGCAAGACAGGCTTTAGTTCAGCAGGTGTGCGCCCCGGTAAGATGGGTTGAAACCATGCAGGTCCTTGTTGACCAGGAAATTGAAGCCGTGATCGAAATCGGTTCAGGAAGAGTGCTCTCAGGGCTCATGAGACGTTTTAACTCCAATGTCCAGTGCTACCAGGTTGGAGACCCGGAGTCGTTACAAAATACGGTTTCAGAAATAAAAAAGGCTGACTGA
- the mgtE gene encoding magnesium transporter: protein MPVNKLKSILESADSPETSKLVNEMDQFEIARVLHAFPTDQKTAIFQLLDTEEKQQDVLYETDIESRKEITKALGLKELVPLIEAMPADEAADIIQEHPPAGQAEILDKLPQEDARIIKDLIHYKEETAGGMMNPDFNRVSGDQLAGDLLMSLIREPGLDRGHYFFVVDDTGKLKGFFKMRDLLHAPANFRADQIIRDYLPTVDLTDPFEKVANLMDHEHMSTLPVLDSNNVIHGIVTFDDVLRVMQDEASEDIFTMVGTAKVDPFAKSTISKVRARAPWLLTTFVGGIVSAFVLKSFQLRVPEFATILFFVPFVLGLAGNVGIQGATVIVRGLATGDIKDDNLKTVVVSEVMVGVINGALFGIICGILIALAAQPLLGAPTLLGASVGIGIVLAVCAAGFIGSLAPLAFIKLEIDPAISTGPVVTVINDILGLTIYMLASGVIFSMLG from the coding sequence ATGCCGGTCAACAAATTAAAATCCATTCTGGAGTCTGCGGATTCCCCTGAAACCTCAAAACTGGTCAACGAAATGGACCAATTTGAGATTGCCAGGGTCCTGCATGCCTTCCCCACTGATCAAAAAACGGCCATTTTTCAATTACTGGATACAGAGGAGAAACAGCAGGATGTTCTGTATGAAACAGATATTGAAAGCCGTAAGGAAATAACCAAGGCTCTGGGGCTTAAGGAACTGGTTCCACTGATTGAGGCCATGCCGGCGGATGAGGCCGCTGATATCATTCAGGAACATCCTCCGGCGGGGCAAGCGGAAATTCTGGATAAATTGCCGCAGGAAGACGCCCGGATCATTAAGGATCTGATCCACTACAAGGAAGAGACTGCCGGTGGGATGATGAATCCCGACTTCAACCGGGTATCTGGAGACCAATTGGCTGGTGATCTACTGATGAGCCTTATCCGGGAACCGGGACTCGACCGTGGACACTATTTTTTTGTGGTTGATGACACCGGTAAGTTGAAGGGGTTTTTCAAAATGAGAGACTTGCTTCACGCTCCGGCTAATTTCCGAGCTGATCAAATTATTCGTGACTATCTCCCAACAGTGGACCTGACGGACCCCTTTGAAAAAGTGGCTAACCTGATGGATCATGAACACATGAGCACCCTTCCTGTCCTTGATTCCAATAATGTTATCCACGGGATCGTAACTTTTGATGATGTCTTGCGAGTGATGCAAGATGAAGCCAGTGAAGATATTTTCACTATGGTGGGAACCGCAAAAGTTGACCCTTTTGCCAAAAGTACCATCAGCAAGGTTCGAGCCCGGGCTCCCTGGCTCCTCACGACATTTGTCGGGGGAATTGTCAGTGCTTTTGTTTTAAAGTCATTTCAGTTAAGGGTTCCAGAGTTTGCGACCATATTGTTTTTTGTCCCCTTCGTGTTGGGGCTGGCGGGAAATGTTGGAATTCAGGGAGCCACCGTAATTGTTCGTGGGCTTGCAACCGGGGATATTAAAGATGATAACCTGAAGACTGTGGTGGTCAGTGAAGTGATGGTGGGGGTTATCAACGGGGCTCTGTTTGGTATCATTTGCGGGATTTTGATTGCCCTTGCGGCCCAACCGTTACTTGGGGCACCCACCTTGCTAGGTGCTTCGGTTGGTATCGGCATTGTGCTGGCAGTATGTGCTGCTGGATTTATTGGATCTCTTGCCCCGCTGGCTTTCATAAAACTTGAAATTGATCCAGCGATCAGCACAGGCCCCGTTGTGACCGTAATCAACGATATTCTGGGTCTGACAATTTACATGCTTGCTTCAGGGGTGATTTTTTCTATGCTCGGTTAG